In Pseudomonas hamedanensis, a single window of DNA contains:
- a CDS encoding tetratricopeptide repeat protein produces MRLLPIAALALSVLAVTGCTRWSMNHHLNNAYSAYDRGNCEQVMLELSKVERASRARPYVWPEVSMMRGQCLERQKLFIDAVQTYQFIIASYPNSEYAYRARARLETLQSLGHYPTRSAAAVVRPTRF; encoded by the coding sequence ATGCGATTGTTGCCCATTGCCGCCCTTGCCCTTAGCGTTCTCGCCGTCACGGGCTGCACCCGTTGGTCGATGAACCATCATTTGAACAACGCCTACAGCGCCTATGATCGTGGCAATTGCGAGCAGGTCATGCTCGAACTGTCGAAAGTCGAGCGCGCCAGCCGTGCCCGGCCGTATGTGTGGCCGGAAGTGTCGATGATGCGCGGCCAGTGCCTGGAGCGGCAGAAGCTTTTTATCGACGCGGTGCAGACCTACCAGTTCATCATCGCCTCGTACCCCAACAGCGAATACGCCTACCGCGCCCGTGCGCGGCTGGAAACCCTGCAGAGCCTGGGCCATTACCCGACCCGCAGCGCGGCGGCCGTGGTGCGGCCAACCCGTTTCTGA
- a CDS encoding Tc toxin subunit A-related protein — protein MTVSNLSELLGKRRLALLEYCIGTAGKGQYPFLGTPADLFELLRMDPLDTYQVQSSWVAEATSCTQQYIHAVYRKLEPGFEEQEFDKRHLLQWELYNNYPDWAAVQLIACYPENFINPFVRLRKTSLFRNLENNLNQARLSDDSVQAALQEYLQEFEQTCDLDVISCYMDGTTPARADYYFVGRQRVQPFQYFWRKAEIELGTTSTVVSPAAWSEWQAVDIPTADQVLDVRPVFWNGRLCLVWAQWRDKIIAQAATDSVPYKLDINLAFKAQNGQWSPPLNVHSSEHDHALAPGARLIASVRVDYLNPKGKLGILMTGRFTPVKLADFRAHAVYDVLMRTVAHDAGDWLEQALNDRFTSNETVQHPLNSQVPVITRTNPAGNLTPYLDLQVTALRVFDEVDKAEKDVLTVRGFCWPTGLPSGQQELTLELLLPAGGDPAPIKINFDQAGGWVTEPLTFKRDKGTWPNPSTFSFGSSTAALGVKLFDLTVIDLLDFVPVTLHKNSVDAAQFLSFNQAELKLKFVRLNSLFGPELVHSSNISVDAVLDWHVQFIQEPAPVGHSVDEPDGAFNGANGLCFYELFFHLPHLMATRLRDEDRFREAQHWLHYVFDPQAPADPLDDPAFPNPKPAYWRCRPLDVKKASGDPGCESQNPTDPDAIGYAAPAHFQILMFTEYVKNLMAWGDWYYRQLTRDSLVAAKLCYVQAGFLMGKAPTANTATRWKTDTVANLLAQSASRPGLEALEQELDFGLADYPPASDTPPMLGLLACEPFKIPINQMLLDLFSAPELRLNNLRNNLTLDGRPLDIRLFSPPTDPNQLLRDLAAGGAAGPRPMGGRLVVNAFRWRVTFEVALRAVQALQEYGNQVLSLLERRDRAEQEELQQSHLVELGHYAQAVQEQSIAQLEASVAALEQSRALAQERADEYKARYDKNVSDIEYQVMKSLSQSKSLALQSRILKTAGGVVAALPKIFGMSNGGFKPEHALDAAAFALEVNSSLLQIDADRQATTEGYRRRRGDWALQRNQALAEVRAINAQIVAQGHAVSAARTSLEQAVRANSQTLTVFNYLKKRAANAELFDWMLGQLKALHYQAYDAVISLCLSSLASLAAETGDYDAQAPLPQVWLDHRYGLTAGDQLRNFMMGLEQKYVQSRERRLELVKTISLRQLFEDSVDPQAGISDWAQALQQLRETGVLEFKLTQLLFDRDYPGHFCRQISAVEIDLPVLTGPFEDVRATLLQISSMTATRPTTQSVQYLHDPSGVAPLDVLINLRSAQQIALSKGIADDGMTHIKPDEGLLNPFENTGVISRWRLTFPWPKKQPQAGMLQSLPDIIMRIRYTARAGELTFEQKVTDLVNQAETPGLNRPGKGVSSHD, from the coding sequence ATGACAGTGAGTAACCTTAGCGAGCTGCTGGGAAAACGTCGTTTGGCGCTGCTTGAGTATTGCATCGGCACAGCGGGCAAAGGGCAATATCCTTTCCTGGGAACGCCGGCAGATCTGTTCGAATTGCTGCGCATGGATCCGCTGGATACTTACCAGGTGCAGAGTTCGTGGGTGGCCGAAGCAACGAGTTGTACTCAGCAGTACATCCATGCGGTCTATCGCAAGCTGGAACCCGGATTTGAGGAGCAGGAGTTCGACAAGCGTCACTTGCTCCAATGGGAACTCTATAACAACTACCCCGACTGGGCAGCAGTGCAGTTGATTGCGTGCTACCCGGAAAACTTCATCAATCCGTTTGTGCGTCTGCGCAAGACCAGCCTGTTCAGGAATCTGGAAAACAACCTCAACCAGGCGCGCTTGAGCGACGATTCCGTGCAGGCGGCATTGCAGGAATATCTGCAGGAATTCGAGCAAACCTGCGACCTGGACGTGATCAGTTGCTACATGGACGGGACGACGCCTGCCAGAGCCGATTATTACTTTGTCGGGCGCCAGCGAGTGCAGCCGTTCCAGTATTTCTGGCGCAAGGCCGAGATTGAACTGGGTACCACCAGCACGGTGGTCAGTCCGGCGGCCTGGAGTGAATGGCAAGCGGTGGATATCCCGACTGCCGACCAAGTGCTGGATGTCCGCCCGGTGTTCTGGAATGGCCGCCTGTGCCTGGTCTGGGCGCAGTGGCGCGACAAAATCATCGCTCAGGCAGCAACTGATTCTGTCCCGTACAAACTGGATATCAACCTGGCGTTCAAGGCGCAGAATGGCCAATGGTCGCCGCCGCTGAATGTTCACAGCTCGGAGCACGATCATGCACTTGCGCCGGGCGCACGCTTGATTGCGAGCGTGCGCGTCGATTACCTGAATCCCAAGGGCAAGCTGGGTATTTTGATGACGGGCAGGTTTACTCCGGTAAAGCTTGCAGACTTCAGGGCGCATGCGGTTTACGACGTGCTGATGCGCACCGTTGCCCACGACGCCGGCGACTGGCTGGAACAGGCGCTCAATGATCGGTTTACCAGTAACGAAACCGTGCAACATCCGCTGAACAGTCAAGTGCCTGTGATCACCCGTACAAACCCTGCGGGTAACCTGACGCCATATCTGGATCTGCAAGTGACGGCTCTGCGGGTATTTGACGAGGTTGACAAGGCTGAAAAAGATGTACTGACCGTGCGTGGTTTTTGCTGGCCTACGGGGCTTCCCTCCGGGCAGCAAGAGCTGACACTCGAGCTGCTGCTGCCAGCGGGTGGAGACCCGGCACCGATAAAGATAAATTTCGATCAGGCGGGCGGCTGGGTCACCGAGCCGCTGACCTTCAAGCGGGACAAAGGCACATGGCCGAATCCGAGCACTTTTTCATTTGGATCCTCCACTGCCGCGCTGGGAGTAAAGCTGTTTGATCTGACGGTCATCGATCTGCTGGACTTCGTCCCAGTGACGCTGCACAAAAACAGCGTCGATGCTGCACAGTTTCTATCCTTCAATCAGGCTGAGCTGAAGCTGAAGTTTGTCCGGCTCAATTCATTGTTTGGGCCGGAGTTGGTGCACAGTTCGAATATTTCCGTCGATGCTGTACTGGACTGGCACGTCCAGTTCATTCAGGAGCCTGCGCCGGTCGGACATAGTGTCGATGAGCCCGATGGTGCGTTCAACGGCGCCAATGGCTTGTGCTTCTATGAGCTGTTTTTTCACTTGCCGCATTTGATGGCGACGCGCTTGCGCGATGAGGATCGCTTCCGGGAGGCGCAACACTGGCTGCACTACGTGTTCGATCCCCAGGCGCCTGCCGACCCGCTCGACGATCCAGCCTTTCCCAATCCGAAACCGGCGTACTGGCGTTGCCGGCCTCTGGATGTCAAAAAGGCTTCCGGGGATCCTGGGTGTGAGAGCCAGAACCCCACGGATCCGGATGCTATTGGCTATGCGGCGCCGGCGCATTTCCAGATCCTGATGTTCACCGAATACGTGAAAAACCTGATGGCCTGGGGCGATTGGTATTACCGGCAACTGACCCGTGACAGTCTGGTGGCGGCCAAGTTGTGCTACGTCCAGGCCGGCTTTCTGATGGGCAAGGCGCCTACCGCCAACACGGCCACCCGCTGGAAAACCGACACGGTTGCAAACCTTCTGGCCCAAAGCGCCTCGCGGCCCGGACTCGAAGCCTTGGAACAGGAGCTGGACTTCGGTCTGGCGGATTATCCCCCCGCCTCCGACACACCGCCGATGCTCGGGTTGCTGGCGTGCGAACCCTTTAAAATTCCCATCAATCAAATGCTCCTTGACCTGTTTTCCGCGCCTGAACTTCGGCTGAATAACCTGCGTAACAATCTCACACTCGACGGCAGGCCCCTGGACATCCGGCTGTTCAGTCCGCCCACGGACCCAAATCAGTTGCTGCGCGATCTGGCGGCCGGTGGTGCGGCCGGGCCGAGACCGATGGGCGGGCGACTGGTGGTCAATGCTTTCCGTTGGCGCGTGACATTCGAAGTCGCATTGCGAGCGGTGCAGGCATTACAGGAGTACGGCAATCAGGTACTCAGTCTGCTGGAGCGCCGTGATCGCGCCGAACAGGAAGAGCTACAGCAAAGTCATCTGGTCGAACTGGGTCACTATGCCCAGGCGGTGCAGGAACAATCCATCGCCCAGTTGGAGGCCTCTGTGGCGGCGCTGGAGCAGAGCCGGGCACTGGCGCAAGAGCGGGCCGACGAATACAAAGCGCGTTACGACAAAAACGTGTCAGACATCGAGTATCAGGTCATGAAGAGCCTGAGCCAGTCGAAATCCCTGGCGTTGCAATCCAGGATCCTGAAAACCGCAGGAGGCGTCGTCGCGGCGTTGCCAAAAATCTTTGGCATGTCCAATGGCGGCTTCAAACCCGAGCATGCGCTGGATGCCGCTGCTTTTGCCTTGGAGGTCAATTCGTCATTGCTGCAAATCGACGCCGACCGGCAGGCCACCACTGAAGGTTACCGTCGGCGCCGCGGTGACTGGGCACTGCAACGCAATCAGGCGTTGGCGGAAGTGCGTGCCATCAATGCGCAGATTGTCGCGCAGGGCCACGCGGTCAGCGCGGCACGAACCAGTCTGGAACAGGCCGTGAGGGCCAATAGTCAGACATTGACGGTGTTCAACTACCTGAAAAAACGCGCGGCCAACGCCGAGTTATTTGACTGGATGCTTGGTCAGCTCAAGGCGCTGCATTATCAGGCCTACGATGCGGTCATCAGTCTGTGCCTCAGCTCTCTGGCCTCGCTGGCTGCCGAAACCGGAGACTACGATGCACAAGCACCCTTGCCTCAGGTCTGGCTCGATCACCGCTATGGTCTGACCGCAGGTGATCAACTGCGCAACTTCATGATGGGGCTCGAGCAGAAATACGTGCAAAGCCGGGAGCGGCGCCTGGAATTGGTAAAAACCATCTCCTTGCGGCAGTTGTTCGAGGATTCGGTCGATCCTCAAGCCGGCATTTCCGACTGGGCGCAAGCGTTGCAGCAACTGCGCGAAACAGGCGTGCTCGAATTCAAACTGACCCAGCTGCTGTTTGATCGTGATTACCCGGGCCATTTCTGCCGGCAGATCAGTGCGGTAGAGATCGATCTGCCCGTGCTGACAGGACCGTTCGAAGATGTGCGGGCGACCTTGCTCCAGATCAGCAGCATGACGGCTACCCGGCCAACCACGCAGTCTGTGCAGTATTTGCATGACCCTTCAGGGGTAGCGCCTCTGGATGTGCTGATCAACCTGCGCAGCGCCCAGCAGATCGCGTTGTCGAAGGGGATTGCCGACGACGGCATGACCCACATCAAGCCTGATGAAGGGTTGCTCAATCCGTTTGAAAACACTGGCGTGATCTCTCGTTGGAGACTGACTTTCCCTTGGCCGAAGAAACAACCGCAAGCCGGCATGCTTCAGTCGTTGCCCGACATCATTATGCGTATTCGCTATACCGCCAGGGCGGGTGAACTGACCTTCGAGCAAAAAGTCACGGACCTGGTCAACCAGGCTGAAACCCCTGGCCTGAACAGGCCGGGCAAAGGAGTGAGCAGTCATGACTGA
- a CDS encoding PilZ domain-containing protein has product MFTDRRIERHQLPYFLRVFNSVTDKPIGFLGNVSEDGLMLISPLPMWVGVDFRLRLKIPCGDGCQQIIDLTACCLWCHEDVTPLHYDAGFSLQQPPAEYAQLVGALRQYFSFQPLPASA; this is encoded by the coding sequence ATGTTTACCGACCGCCGGATCGAACGGCATCAACTGCCGTATTTCCTCAGAGTGTTCAACAGCGTTACCGACAAGCCCATCGGCTTTCTCGGTAACGTGTCCGAAGACGGATTGATGCTGATCAGTCCGCTGCCAATGTGGGTTGGCGTTGATTTCCGATTGCGCTTGAAGATCCCTTGCGGCGACGGTTGCCAACAAATCATCGACTTGACCGCCTGTTGCCTGTGGTGTCACGAAGACGTCACGCCACTGCATTACGACGCCGGTTTCAGCCTGCAACAACCGCCGGCAGAATACGCGCAACTGGTCGGGGCGCTGCGCCAGTATTTCAGCTTCCAGCCACTGCCGGCCTCGGCCTGA
- a CDS encoding Tc toxin subunit A: MADSRRPGLRLFAELFGDEQQIHDTGLAKLKAYLTDNGSIFPLVEKGVQGLRSDYQLDLDAAQRFARGANSMATYLRRQFIEQTLTGKTAASRNGSGLLSMVGGPNYKGLIGTDFALLCPPDALESITSPVAYLIDLLRWIRDRIDKKNLEEKYRLHSRRTDLLKLDVDYNAVYQSVSSVDIIVAVMEAFIAENTEPAAAMSIEDALIKARYPNGLPYYQHWVTIDSIAQSHGLSVGDFEHRTDLAFPYFLQPGAHGPNTRAGFAHATRLGPYQRQLLTEAREPFEEREGFYNRHFGTDNIEKYGNLNQVDFLGERTKLDSSQIEALLSIRDFSPVRSANVTFMDDKPSAPESERSGSVYINNGTSPAVRIDDTMVSFHRLTASPDKEIGFNRYDRINRMVRLASWTGLPFDQVDAVLVAAIRAAALGNSPKLVPFDLDISSGVVQALGLFQTLRERYDCPAADFAVFIGELSVYGRGEALCSFDQIFNNQAGYREPLKLDNGTFAVTPTPGEVDLTVSQLCSGLAIDLQTYSFLAATVARAHGLTDTLPRSLAIISSLYRLVKLPRLLKITPVEGALMLSLLGGNAWLERFAGIPVIHDELADLPDALELIEAMQSFVQWCAQGNLTVLWVLQHAVAAQPALEPTTQDLQFFEQVRNLLPTTLLSNSVFLMAGVPPAGAADWLDFLATFADGLIPIVDANGVVLHLEGTSEQFLSIVRLKVTWAVDNALGLSDTILRQTIIDIMVSVVVQMRDAQTSLVRETLAVYAGVGAEQAIPILYWAQATVPQFLSLVHEQVGMSSVGSGRNSGRNANKLLDLLAEVRRRSEVVLTLELSAELLQDYLDYGYLAWLDQSDKYALTVRTLYYLTTLNRAFALGDQPAQKLLDYLRQVNALPYVTGDAASLARQAAAIKLADFFGWSVQEVRECVSRIDSTDLKVLKNLTQLDFLIRVLELSRETGMDALTIFLIGNLPESIDKQAYADAAELALLGASGARAPLMPVPGDLNALVTIVCEVMGGSIVVANKPGEKVTYKVTLKNAAGTALSGVNVYWRAALGTIATGHTDLDGVLLATFTPGKTMGIDTPLLWLDLFEPQYAPPVEITSDFSSLYFPLAELSPTPLTDVPAGQEVELYAVLEDDYGNRGQNSLAEWFWQSTPPSKINGATIRPSQGFTDHQGLTRVFVSSALGGTFTFKVRTQAGDAERDFDPIKFDAPSNPE, from the coding sequence ATGGCTGATTCGCGTCGTCCCGGTCTTCGACTGTTTGCTGAATTGTTTGGTGACGAGCAACAAATACATGACACCGGCCTGGCGAAACTCAAGGCCTACCTGACAGACAATGGATCGATTTTTCCTTTGGTGGAAAAGGGCGTCCAAGGTCTGAGGAGCGATTATCAGCTCGACCTGGATGCCGCGCAGCGATTCGCGCGCGGGGCCAACAGTATGGCCACGTATCTGCGTCGACAATTCATCGAGCAGACACTGACTGGCAAGACCGCCGCATCACGCAATGGCAGCGGTTTGCTTTCAATGGTTGGCGGCCCCAATTATAAAGGCTTGATCGGCACCGATTTCGCGCTGCTGTGCCCCCCGGATGCACTGGAGTCGATCACGTCGCCGGTGGCCTATCTGATTGACCTGTTACGATGGATTCGCGACCGTATCGACAAGAAGAACCTGGAAGAGAAGTATCGGCTGCACAGTCGCCGCACCGATCTGTTGAAGCTGGATGTCGACTACAACGCGGTTTATCAGTCGGTTTCGTCGGTCGACATCATCGTTGCAGTAATGGAAGCGTTTATAGCCGAAAATACAGAGCCGGCGGCAGCCATGTCGATTGAAGATGCATTGATCAAGGCGCGCTATCCCAATGGTCTGCCGTACTACCAGCATTGGGTCACGATTGACAGCATTGCGCAGTCACATGGTTTGTCGGTCGGGGATTTCGAGCATCGGACTGACTTGGCTTTTCCCTATTTTCTTCAGCCCGGCGCCCACGGCCCCAACACCCGCGCCGGTTTCGCCCATGCGACGCGGTTGGGGCCCTATCAGCGGCAATTGCTGACGGAGGCCCGTGAGCCGTTTGAGGAACGGGAGGGTTTTTATAATCGACACTTCGGTACCGACAATATTGAAAAGTACGGAAATCTCAATCAAGTGGATTTTCTGGGCGAGCGCACCAAGCTTGACAGTTCGCAGATCGAAGCCTTGCTGTCTATTCGAGACTTTTCCCCGGTGCGCTCAGCCAATGTCACGTTTATGGACGATAAGCCTTCGGCTCCGGAAAGTGAGCGTTCAGGGTCGGTCTACATCAACAACGGCACGTCACCTGCAGTGCGGATTGACGACACGATGGTGTCGTTCCATCGATTGACTGCAAGTCCGGACAAGGAAATCGGCTTCAATCGCTATGACCGGATAAACCGAATGGTGCGACTGGCCAGTTGGACCGGACTACCATTCGACCAAGTGGATGCTGTATTGGTGGCAGCCATCAGGGCCGCAGCGCTTGGTAATTCACCGAAACTTGTTCCGTTCGATCTGGATATCTCGAGCGGCGTCGTGCAGGCACTGGGACTGTTTCAGACGTTGCGCGAGCGCTACGACTGCCCGGCCGCGGACTTCGCGGTGTTTATCGGTGAGTTGTCGGTTTACGGGCGGGGCGAAGCGCTCTGCTCGTTTGACCAAATCTTCAATAATCAAGCGGGTTATCGCGAGCCCTTGAAGCTCGACAACGGTACGTTTGCGGTGACGCCGACGCCGGGCGAGGTGGATTTGACGGTCAGCCAGCTGTGCAGCGGCCTGGCGATCGACCTGCAGACTTACTCCTTCCTCGCAGCCACCGTGGCCCGGGCTCACGGTCTGACCGATACACTGCCGCGCAGCCTGGCGATCATCTCAAGCTTGTACCGTCTGGTGAAACTGCCCCGGTTATTGAAGATCACACCGGTCGAAGGTGCGCTGATGCTGTCGCTACTGGGCGGGAATGCCTGGCTTGAGCGCTTCGCGGGCATTCCTGTCATTCACGATGAGCTGGCGGATTTGCCGGATGCGCTGGAACTGATCGAAGCCATGCAAAGTTTCGTGCAGTGGTGCGCGCAAGGCAACTTGACAGTGTTGTGGGTGCTGCAACACGCCGTTGCGGCGCAACCAGCGCTGGAACCCACCACACAGGACCTGCAGTTTTTCGAGCAGGTTCGCAATTTGTTGCCAACGACCCTGTTATCCAACAGCGTTTTTCTGATGGCTGGCGTGCCGCCGGCCGGGGCTGCCGACTGGCTCGATTTTCTGGCGACATTCGCTGATGGCCTGATCCCGATTGTCGACGCCAATGGCGTGGTATTGCACCTGGAGGGGACATCCGAGCAGTTCCTGTCCATCGTCCGCTTGAAAGTCACTTGGGCGGTCGACAATGCCTTGGGTCTCAGCGATACGATCCTGCGTCAGACCATCATCGACATCATGGTCAGCGTGGTGGTGCAGATGCGCGATGCTCAGACATCGCTGGTCAGAGAGACCCTGGCTGTGTATGCCGGAGTGGGAGCGGAGCAGGCCATACCGATTTTGTACTGGGCACAGGCTACTGTTCCTCAATTCCTTAGCCTTGTGCATGAACAGGTGGGGATGAGTTCCGTGGGCTCGGGCCGCAATTCTGGCCGCAATGCCAATAAGCTGCTCGACCTGTTGGCTGAAGTGCGCCGACGCAGCGAGGTGGTATTGACGCTTGAACTCAGTGCCGAGCTGTTGCAGGACTATCTGGATTACGGCTATCTCGCCTGGCTCGATCAGTCGGACAAGTATGCGTTGACGGTGCGCACACTCTATTACCTGACGACACTCAACCGTGCTTTCGCCCTGGGCGACCAGCCGGCGCAGAAACTGTTGGATTACCTGCGGCAGGTCAATGCGCTGCCGTATGTCACGGGTGACGCCGCATCGCTGGCGCGGCAGGCAGCAGCGATCAAATTGGCTGACTTTTTTGGCTGGAGCGTGCAGGAGGTGCGCGAGTGTGTCAGCCGCATCGACTCCACCGATCTCAAAGTATTGAAAAACCTCACTCAGCTCGATTTTCTGATACGTGTTCTAGAACTGTCCCGCGAAACCGGCATGGATGCACTGACGATTTTCCTGATCGGCAATTTGCCCGAGTCCATTGACAAACAAGCCTATGCCGATGCCGCCGAACTTGCTCTGCTGGGCGCGTCCGGTGCGCGAGCACCGTTGATGCCAGTGCCGGGTGATCTCAACGCGTTGGTCACGATCGTCTGCGAGGTGATGGGTGGCAGTATCGTCGTCGCCAACAAGCCAGGGGAAAAAGTCACCTATAAAGTGACCCTCAAAAACGCCGCAGGGACGGCGCTAAGCGGTGTCAACGTGTACTGGCGGGCGGCTCTGGGCACGATTGCAACCGGCCACACCGACCTGGACGGAGTACTGCTTGCCACGTTTACCCCCGGCAAGACCATGGGCATTGACACGCCACTGTTATGGCTGGACTTGTTCGAGCCGCAGTACGCGCCGCCTGTCGAGATCACCAGCGATTTTTCTTCGCTCTATTTTCCGCTTGCCGAACTGTCACCGACTCCCTTGACGGACGTGCCTGCCGGGCAGGAAGTCGAACTCTACGCGGTGCTGGAAGACGACTATGGGAACCGCGGGCAAAACTCGCTGGCGGAATGGTTTTGGCAAAGCACTCCGCCTTCAAAAATCAATGGCGCAACGATTCGGCCATCGCAGGGGTTCACCGATCACCAGGGACTCACGCGGGTTTTTGTGTCCAGCGCGTTGGGCGGCACGTTCACTTTTAAAGTCCGCACTCAGGCGGGTGACGCCGAAAGAGATTTCGACCCCATCAAATTCGACGCTCCGTCGAACCCCGAGTAA
- the pyk gene encoding pyruvate kinase encodes MSVRRTKIVATLGPASNSPEVLEQLILAGLDVARLNFSHGTPDEHKARAKLVRDLAAKHGRFVALLGDLQGPKIRIAKFANKKIELKIGDKFTFSTSHPLTEGNQQVVGIDYPDLVKDCGVGDELLLDDGRVVMRVETATATELHCIVTIGGPLSDHKGINRRGGGLTAPALTEKDKADIKLAAEMEVDYLAVSFPRDAADMEYARQLRDEAGGTAWLVAKIERAEAVADDETLDGLIKASDAVMVARGDLGVEIGDAELVGIQKKIILHARRHNKAVIVATQMMESMIQNPMPTRAEVSDVANAVLDYTDAVMLSAESAAGLYPLEAVQAMARICVGAEKHPTGKTSSHRIGKEFTRCDESIALATMYTANHFPGVKAIIALTESGYTPLIMSRIRSSVPIYAYSPHRETQARAAMFRGVYTIPFDPASLEPHEVSQKAIDELVKRGVVEKGDWVILTKGDSYHTTGGTNGMKILHVGDPQV; translated from the coding sequence ATGTCCGTCCGTCGTACCAAAATCGTCGCTACCCTTGGCCCGGCCAGTAACTCGCCGGAAGTTCTCGAACAGCTGATTCTGGCTGGCCTGGACGTCGCCCGTCTGAACTTCTCCCACGGCACCCCCGACGAGCACAAGGCTCGCGCGAAGCTGGTGCGTGACCTGGCGGCCAAGCACGGCCGCTTCGTCGCCCTGCTCGGTGACCTGCAAGGCCCGAAAATCCGTATCGCCAAATTCGCCAACAAGAAGATCGAGCTGAAGATCGGTGACAAGTTCACCTTCTCCACCAGCCATCCGTTGACCGAAGGCAACCAGCAAGTGGTCGGCATCGACTACCCGGATCTGGTCAAGGACTGCGGCGTCGGTGACGAGTTGCTGCTCGATGACGGTCGCGTGGTGATGCGCGTCGAAACCGCCACCGCCACTGAACTGCATTGCATCGTGACCATCGGCGGTCCGCTGTCCGACCATAAAGGCATCAACCGTCGCGGTGGCGGCCTGACCGCACCGGCCCTGACTGAAAAAGACAAGGCCGACATCAAGCTCGCCGCCGAGATGGAAGTCGACTACCTCGCGGTGTCCTTCCCGCGTGACGCCGCCGACATGGAATACGCCCGTCAACTGCGCGACGAGGCAGGCGGTACCGCTTGGCTAGTGGCGAAGATCGAGCGCGCCGAAGCCGTGGCCGACGACGAAACCCTCGACGGTCTGATCAAGGCTTCTGACGCGGTGATGGTTGCCCGTGGTGACCTCGGCGTGGAAATCGGCGACGCCGAACTGGTGGGCATCCAGAAGAAAATCATTCTGCACGCACGCCGTCACAACAAAGCGGTGATCGTCGCGACCCAGATGATGGAGTCGATGATCCAGAACCCGATGCCGACCCGCGCCGAAGTGTCCGACGTGGCCAACGCCGTGCTCGACTACACCGACGCCGTGATGCTCTCGGCCGAATCCGCTGCGGGCCTGTACCCGCTGGAAGCTGTGCAAGCGATGGCGCGCATCTGCGTCGGCGCGGAAAAGCACCCGACCGGCAAGACCTCCAGCCACCGCATCGGCAAGGAATTCACCCGCTGCGACGAAAGCATCGCACTGGCGACCATGTACACGGCCAACCACTTCCCGGGCGTGAAAGCGATCATCGCCCTGACTGAAAGTGGCTACACGCCGCTGATCATGTCGCGCATCCGTTCCTCGGTACCGATCTACGCCTACTCGCCACACCGCGAGACCCAGGCGCGCGCCGCGATGTTCCGTGGCGTGTACACCATCCCGTTCGATCCGGCTTCGCTGGAACCGCACGAAGTCAGCCAGAAAGCCATCGACGAGTTGGTCAAGCGCGGCGTGGTCGAGAAAGGCGACTGGGTCATCCTGACCAAGGGCGACAGCTACCACACCACCGGTGGCACCAACGGCATGAAGATTCTGCATGTCGGTGATCCGCAGGTCTGA
- a CDS encoding Ig-like domain-containing protein, which produces MKKMTAEKNDLPVPVIIEPAEGATVGRRPLISGTAEPAGDIVEVFKVAGTQLLRATVAADGLWSGALENLATGQHTITAKLVRGNQSSAWSPQRSFTVE; this is translated from the coding sequence ATGAAGAAAATGACTGCGGAAAAAAACGATCTTCCCGTTCCGGTAATCATTGAACCAGCGGAGGGGGCAACAGTGGGGCGACGACCACTGATTTCAGGGACGGCAGAGCCAGCGGGCGATATCGTAGAGGTTTTCAAGGTCGCAGGAACTCAACTGCTTCGGGCAACGGTCGCCGCCGATGGTCTGTGGTCAGGAGCGTTGGAGAATCTGGCAACAGGACAGCATACGATCACGGCTAAACTCGTTAGAGGTAATCAAAGCTCAGCATGGTCACCCCAACGTAGTTTTACGGTTGAATAG
- a CDS encoding enoyl-CoA hydratase-related protein yields MTEAIVLERERGLLTLRLNRPDKKNALTRAMYSRLAEALKQADSDPHISAVLITGGAECFTAGNDIADFIQQPPSDLDSPVFHFMLNLLECRKPVIAAVAGAAVGIGTTLLLHCDLVYVAGDARLRMPFVNLGLCPEFGSSLILPRLLGQARAAQLLLLGEGFSGEQAAQWGLATEALANGEAALRKAREVALRFDELPAEAVRISKQLMRAPDRELIRRVIEEEGALFTQRLRTPEALAALSGFIKRH; encoded by the coding sequence ATGACCGAAGCCATTGTGCTGGAGCGCGAACGCGGTTTACTGACCCTGCGCCTCAATCGCCCGGACAAGAAAAACGCCCTGACCCGTGCGATGTACAGCCGCCTCGCCGAAGCGCTGAAACAGGCTGACAGCGACCCGCACATCAGCGCCGTGCTGATCACCGGCGGCGCCGAGTGTTTCACCGCCGGTAACGACATCGCCGACTTCATCCAGCAACCGCCGAGCGACCTCGACAGTCCGGTGTTCCACTTCATGCTAAATCTGCTCGAATGCCGCAAACCGGTGATTGCCGCTGTGGCCGGTGCAGCGGTGGGCATCGGCACGACGCTGTTGCTGCATTGCGATCTGGTCTACGTCGCGGGCGATGCGCGCCTGCGCATGCCGTTCGTCAACCTTGGTTTATGCCCGGAGTTCGGCTCCAGCCTGATTTTGCCGCGCTTGCTCGGTCAGGCCCGAGCGGCGCAGTTGCTGTTGCTTGGCGAGGGCTTCAGCGGTGAGCAGGCCGCACAGTGGGGCCTGGCCACCGAAGCGTTGGCCAATGGCGAGGCAGCGTTGCGCAAGGCGCGGGAAGTGGCGCTGCGTTTTGATGAGCTACCGGCTGAAGCCGTGCGCATCAGCAAGCAATTGATGCGCGCGCCGGATCGCGAATTGATCCGCAGGGTGATCGAGGAGGAGGGCGCGTTGTTCACCCAGCGGTTGCGTACGCCCGAGGCGTTGGCGGCGTTGAGCGGGTTCATCAAACGGCATTGA